The Ailuropoda melanoleuca isolate Jingjing chromosome 9, ASM200744v2, whole genome shotgun sequence genome includes a region encoding these proteins:
- the LOC105234321 gene encoding zinc finger and SCAN domain-containing protein 20-like translates to MESGKTESFWGSRIRFLCLVAVRMPGLRAWTRGSGVGADRPRRGVGGVAGPKPWVPPPRALAPEAAPKQDAPLVLTPPSFAPPTGPGGDDPGPVGAEATPWEALVQLRKLCHQWLRQKKCTKEQILELLLLEHFLTVLPQEIQIWVRQEHPESGEEAVSLVEDLQKEPGRWGLQAMVKNSQPEPEELNHSPKVEFRPTHKSAAAGARLPTDPGTVLLPVQKPPDPLLKSQEQPCTRHLPLLPGDGCPDEPACCHPHSRGGRGSARAEGPWEELQGGGWGQEEAVLAEAVLEGRSEKPGHNPGHTAAVLEDGHSGTITEDSAGEELGVGEVCRNPGIPALLRSPTRVRWGYEETKTFLGILGEPYIHEKLRTCHWNLQVYRLVVERLRERSFLRTLEQCLYRFKNLQTHYCKARSSRAPRTCPFYQEMDALMSPWTLASTFDALEVAGDLLRKGGDSEENQEAVLEGVTGDGSERAEKPGRLGPPALRGSQVVSTPPPVSPQSSGRGEGSREALRTVKQERHILSVPLAWPLQEEDC, encoded by the exons ATGGAGTCCGGCAAAACCGAGTCCTTCTGGGGCTCGCGTATCCGCTTCCTGTGTTTAGTGGCGGTCCGAATGCCCGGACTACGGGCCTGGACTCGGGGTTCGGGGGTC GGTGCTGACCGCCCTCGCCGAGGGGTGGGGGGCGTGGCCGGACCGAAACCCTGGGTCCCGCCGCCTCGGGCCCTGGCCCCGGAAGCGGCCCCCAAGCAGGATGCGCCCCTCGTGCTGACACCGCCCTCCTTCGCGCCGCCCACCGGACCCGGCGGGGACGACCCTGGCCCTGTAGGCGCGGAGGCGACCCC CTGGGAGGCCCTCGTCCAACTCCGGAAGCTCTGCCATCAGTGGCTGAGACAAAAGAAGTGTACGAAAGAGCAGATCCTGGAGTTGCTTTTGCTGGAACATTTCCTGACTGTCCTTCCTCAGGAGATCCAGATCTGGGTTAGACAGGAGCATccagagagtggggaggaggccgTGTCTCTGGTGGAAGACTTGCAGAAAGAACCTGGAAGATGGGGTCTCCAG GCGATGGTGAAGAACTCACAACCAGAACCAGAAGAGTTGAATCACAGCCCCAAAGTAGAATTCCGACCCACCCACAAGAGCG CGGCTGCGGGAGCGCGGCTTCCTACGGACCCTGGAACAGTGTTGCTACCGGTTCAAAAACCTCCAGACCCACTACTGAAAAGCCAGGAGCAGCCGTGCACCAGGCACCTGCCCCTTCTACCAGGAGATGGATGCCCTGATGAGCCCGCCTGCTGCCACCCCCACTCCAGAGGTGGCAGGGGCTCTGCTCGGGCAGAGGGGCCATGGGAAGAGCTGCAGGGGGGTGGCTGGGGCCAGGAGGAGGCAGTGCTGGCCGAGGCTGTGTTGGAAGGCAGGTCAGAGAAGCCCGGGCACAACCCAGGCCACACAGCAGCAGTTTTAGAGGACGGGCATTCCGGAACCATCACAGAGGATTCTGCGGGGGAAGAACTGGGTGTTGGAGAAGTGTGTAGAAACCCTGGGATCCCAGCCCTGTTGCGGAGTCCTACTC GTGTGCGCTGGGGGTATGAAGAGACGAAAACCTTCCTGGGGATTCTTGGCGAGCCCTACATTCACGAGAAACTGCGCACCTGCCACTGGAACCTCCAGGTGTACCGGCTGGTAGTCGAGCGTCTGCGGGAGCGCAGCTTCCTGAGGACCCTGGAACAGTGTCTCTACCGGTTCAAAAACCTCCAGACCCACTACTGCAAAGCCAGGAGCAGCCGCGCGCCACGCACCTGCCCCTTCTACCAGGAGATGGACGCCCTGATGAGCCCCTGGACTCTTGCCAGCACCTTTGATGCCTTAGAGGTGGCAGGAGACCTTCTGCGGAAGGGAGGGGACTCCGAAGAGAACCAGGAAGCTGTGCTGGAAGGTGTGACAGGAGATGGTAGTGAACGGGCAGAGAAGCCCGGGAGACTTGGCCCCCCAGCTTTGAGGGGGAGTCAAGTGGtaagcacccctcccccagtgtCCCCCCAAAGCAGTGGGAGAGGTGAGGGCTCGCGGGAAGCATTAAGGACTGTGAAACAGGAGAGACACATATTGTCTGTCCCTCTGGCATGGCCTCTTCAGGAGGAAGATTGTTGA